The Flavobacteriales bacterium genome includes a region encoding these proteins:
- a CDS encoding DUF1905 domain-containing protein, protein MKDRFETVLEKLDSKVWSVGIKVPSEVSKKYIGQEYKRVLCTLNDIHTYQAPLLSMGESNYYINVNQQIQKKLKIGIGDSIMAEIEPDNSKYGLPMPEELSELLKMDNKGSEVFHKLTPGVQRNLIHIVGTPKSSEIRIRKAIAIVEYIKQVDGKIVFKELNIALKNG, encoded by the coding sequence ATGAAGGACAGGTTTGAAACGGTATTGGAAAAGTTGGACAGCAAGGTTTGGAGTGTGGGCATCAAAGTGCCTTCTGAAGTTTCAAAAAAATACATTGGTCAGGAATACAAAAGAGTGCTTTGTACACTTAACGATATACACACGTATCAAGCCCCGCTTTTATCAATGGGAGAAAGCAATTACTATATCAATGTAAATCAGCAAATTCAGAAGAAACTAAAGATAGGAATAGGGGATAGCATAATGGCCGAAATAGAACCCGACAACAGCAAATATGGCCTGCCCATGCCCGAAGAACTGAGCGAGCTACTCAAAATGGACAATAAAGGAAGCGAGGTTTTTCATAAACTTACTCCCGGCGTTCAACGAAATCTCATTCATATTGTTGGCACACCAAAATCATCCGAAATTAGAATCAGAAAGGCAATAGCCATTGTGGAATATATAAAGCAGGTGGACGGAAAAATCGTTTTTAAAGAATTGAATATTGCATTAAAAAATGGGTAG
- a CDS encoding TonB-dependent receptor → MKKLGFLFIVMCVLGDLFAQNTLSVLVHSAADSSAISYAEVVVATNETFSNQSIVKAGTCNENGQIKFELSAGKYFIKSTEVSHSTENAVVVIPNQTSVSIYLKPTSNNLDQVVVTVQAKAQTTQKAVERITVITAKDLENRSVFNLKQALEQQLNVQIANDNSTGSAVSLMGVSGQNVKILIDGVPVIGRLDGNIDLSQINLNDVERIEVIEGPVSTAYGSNALAGVINIITKKKSPTAGEVLLTNYNESIGQYNLGITGGKQLKKVNVRAEAGRNMFRGWNATDEGRYDSWKPKEQFFGRFQVSTGNQKNQFLIKSEGFRELLINKGRANAPYFETAFDEHFYTTRLDEKVQYDRIIDSNKNLNAFVSYNLYNRQRVKYYRDLVTLESRQVPSTDGQDTTGFVALQSRGSYNFLTKTKKWNTQLGYDFIFQNGTGARIEEGVKSITDMAVYALSEMMVGSHFSIKPGIRLAYNSVYKSPIAPTFSARYEVKKYVYRFSYGRGFRAPDIKELYLNFVDVNHNVIGNENLKAEKSHNFQTSVTGFHKIKKGVIRPSLSVFYNDIFDKITLANISGTEYTYVNLDQFKSLGGQVNLAVATNKTRVNIGFSATNVVSINNAETNQKTDFSYIETQASINQDWRKIKFTLSGKYTGPKSIFSLTDNQITESKISGFGLVDFQMNRHFMNKRLDLSVGVKNLMNVTNLQSTVVSNGVHTQNTGLSMGTGRSYFMRLALKLSK, encoded by the coding sequence TTGAAAAAACTCGGCTTTTTGTTCATAGTGATGTGTGTTTTGGGCGACTTGTTCGCCCAAAACACTTTATCCGTTTTGGTGCATTCTGCTGCCGACAGCTCCGCCATTAGTTATGCGGAGGTTGTTGTGGCCACAAACGAAACTTTTTCGAACCAAAGCATTGTTAAGGCCGGAACCTGCAACGAAAACGGCCAAATTAAATTTGAACTTTCTGCCGGAAAATATTTTATCAAATCAACCGAAGTATCGCACAGCACCGAAAATGCGGTGGTAGTTATCCCAAATCAAACCTCTGTTTCAATCTATCTAAAACCTACTTCAAACAATCTCGACCAAGTGGTGGTTACGGTTCAGGCAAAAGCACAGACCACCCAAAAAGCGGTGGAAAGAATAACGGTAATTACCGCTAAAGATTTAGAAAATCGCTCCGTGTTTAACCTGAAACAGGCTCTGGAGCAGCAATTGAATGTGCAGATTGCCAATGACAACTCAACAGGAAGTGCGGTTAGTCTGATGGGTGTTTCTGGGCAGAATGTAAAAATATTGATAGATGGAGTGCCTGTAATTGGCCGATTGGATGGCAACATTGATTTGAGCCAAATAAACCTAAACGATGTGGAGCGAATTGAGGTAATTGAAGGTCCTGTATCGACTGCCTACGGTAGCAATGCTCTTGCCGGCGTGATAAACATCATAACAAAGAAGAAAAGTCCGACTGCCGGTGAGGTTTTGCTCACCAATTATAACGAAAGTATTGGACAGTATAATCTGGGCATAACCGGAGGCAAACAGCTCAAAAAAGTGAATGTTAGAGCAGAGGCAGGCCGCAATATGTTTAGAGGTTGGAATGCCACAGACGAGGGCAGATACGATTCTTGGAAACCTAAAGAGCAATTTTTTGGGCGTTTTCAGGTATCAACCGGAAATCAGAAAAATCAATTTTTGATTAAATCAGAAGGTTTTAGAGAGCTACTAATTAACAAAGGAAGAGCAAACGCACCCTATTTTGAGACAGCTTTTGATGAGCATTTTTATACCACAAGATTGGACGAAAAGGTGCAATATGATCGGATTATCGACAGTAATAAAAATCTAAATGCTTTTGTTTCGTACAATCTATACAACCGACAACGTGTAAAGTATTATCGCGATTTGGTGACTCTCGAAAGCCGACAAGTTCCGTCAACCGATGGGCAGGATACCACAGGTTTTGTGGCTTTGCAGTCAAGAGGTTCGTATAATTTTTTGACCAAAACCAAAAAATGGAACACCCAATTGGGATATGATTTTATTTTTCAAAATGGAACAGGGGCTCGCATTGAAGAAGGAGTAAAATCTATAACCGATATGGCGGTATATGCCCTATCTGAGATGATGGTTGGCAGCCATTTCTCTATAAAGCCCGGCATTCGGCTGGCATACAATTCTGTTTACAAATCGCCAATCGCCCCCACTTTTTCTGCTCGATATGAGGTAAAAAAATATGTCTATCGGTTTAGCTATGGCCGTGGTTTTCGAGCCCCGGATATAAAGGAACTTTATCTAAATTTTGTGGATGTAAACCACAATGTGATTGGCAACGAAAATTTAAAAGCCGAAAAATCACACAACTTTCAAACATCCGTTACCGGATTTCATAAGATTAAAAAAGGAGTAATAAGGCCCTCATTGTCTGTATTTTATAATGATATTTTTGACAAAATAACACTCGCCAACATTTCAGGTACGGAATATACCTACGTAAATCTCGATCAGTTCAAAAGTCTGGGTGGGCAAGTAAATTTGGCAGTAGCAACAAATAAAACAAGGGTAAACATTGGGTTTTCTGCCACCAACGTTGTTTCGATAAACAATGCTGAAACGAATCAAAAAACAGATTTTTCGTATATCGAAACGCAGGCATCTATCAATCAAGATTGGAGAAAAATAAAATTTACCCTTTCAGGAAAATATACAGGACCCAAAAGCATTTTCTCGCTTACCGACAACCAAATTACCGAAAGTAAAATATCCGGCTTTGGGTTGGTAGATTTTCAAATGAACAGACATTTTATGAATAAGCGTTTGGACTTGAGTGTAGGGGTAAAAAACCTGATGAACGTAACAAACCTCCAAAGCACAGTTGTTTCAAACGGTGTGCATACGCAAAATACCGGACTATCTATGGGCACGGGCAGAAGTTATTTTATGCGATTGGCGTTAAAACTCTCAAAATGA
- a CDS encoding T9SS type A sorting domain-containing protein: MKKFFTLAILLVGLRVAAQTPDTAMINGTQSDIFYSLENGEVKAISNKNWDIAIEAKGFAGSILINGQNGVMLYSSPYAIEDWDNFDSTGFKNWPSHINSVETWDGGAFNQNLTSDYDLGWGVYDPGTHMVVGDSIYFIQLSDKSFRRIYIDELASSTYTFVIANVDGTNKITQTLKKTDYTGRNFAYYSIVNDAFLDREPDAVSWDFVFTKYVAPIDAGGQIINYPVYGVKLNKNTENAQRDGLDVTSNDTSFLDWNTNITEIGYDWKSWNGTSYDITPDQVFFVRTQAGAVWKLYFTSYSSSEIHFVKEKVGNIGIAKTNDFQFSMFPNPANDMVTIQLPINEELLSIAIIGSNGQTLVEQTENFINTNNLSNGLYFVTILTKNGSACTPLIIAR, from the coding sequence ATGAAGAAGTTTTTCACTTTAGCAATTTTGTTGGTTGGCCTTAGAGTTGCCGCCCAAACACCCGACACAGCAATGATTAACGGCACACAGTCGGATATTTTTTATAGCCTCGAAAATGGGGAGGTTAAAGCTATTTCGAACAAAAATTGGGACATTGCCATAGAGGCCAAAGGCTTTGCAGGTTCAATTTTAATTAATGGTCAAAACGGCGTTATGCTATACTCTAGCCCTTATGCAATAGAGGATTGGGACAATTTCGACAGCACCGGTTTTAAAAATTGGCCTTCACACATCAACTCTGTTGAAACTTGGGACGGAGGTGCCTTTAACCAAAACCTAACCAGCGATTATGATTTGGGTTGGGGAGTTTACGACCCCGGAACACACATGGTGGTTGGCGATTCGATTTATTTCATTCAGTTGAGCGACAAATCTTTCAGAAGAATTTATATTGACGAACTTGCCAGCTCTACCTACACATTTGTAATAGCCAATGTGGACGGAACAAACAAAATAACTCAGACACTGAAAAAAACAGATTATACCGGCCGCAACTTTGCCTATTATTCCATTGTTAATGATGCATTTTTGGATCGTGAGCCCGATGCTGTATCGTGGGATTTTGTTTTTACCAAATATGTTGCCCCAATTGATGCCGGAGGACAAATTATTAACTACCCGGTATATGGTGTAAAATTGAATAAAAACACCGAAAACGCTCAGCGAGACGGATTGGACGTAACGAGCAATGACACTTCTTTTTTAGACTGGAATACAAACATTACCGAAATAGGATATGACTGGAAAAGCTGGAACGGCACGTCGTATGACATAACACCAGATCAGGTATTTTTTGTGAGAACTCAGGCCGGAGCCGTTTGGAAACTGTATTTCACCTCGTATAGCAGCAGCGAAATTCATTTTGTGAAAGAAAAGGTTGGGAACATTGGCATTGCCAAAACCAATGATTTTCAATTCTCGATGTTTCCAAATCCTGCAAATGACATGGTGACCATTCAGTTGCCTATCAACGAAGAGCTGTTGAGTATTGCCATAATAGGCAGCAATGGACAAACGCTCGTGGAGCAAACTGAAAACTTTATAAACACCAACAACCTTAGCAATGGCTTGTATTTTGTGACCATTTTAACCAAAAATGGTTCGGCTTGCACTCCATTAATCATTGCCAGATAA
- a CDS encoding helix-turn-helix transcriptional regulator, giving the protein MENVAKIDKNQKLKTENATLWIFNQNEVGLEKTMPLSHAMVHFFYCKSGDVVFKFSEQYQRQLPQGSFFTIYDSQRSLHTELISEKCQLVYMAMSPEFIHQMLLDDNKNMVKLGFEGFGVREYSVKTIGFGCDILLDQLLNGNEPNVLKSAFYQAKVLELLSYTFDVEETSLYEACPFLKEKDNVERIKNARNILIEQYEFPPGLAELAKLIGMNEYNLKIGFKNVYGLPPYKYLQEYKLNMAKKMLNEGQMQVAEIADSIGYKSASHFIEAFRKKFGITPKKFGR; this is encoded by the coding sequence ATGGAAAATGTCGCTAAAATTGATAAAAATCAGAAATTAAAAACGGAAAATGCCACTTTATGGATTTTTAACCAAAACGAAGTTGGCTTAGAAAAAACAATGCCGTTGAGCCACGCGATGGTGCACTTTTTTTATTGCAAAAGCGGCGATGTGGTTTTCAAATTTTCGGAGCAATACCAAAGACAGCTTCCGCAGGGTTCTTTTTTTACTATTTATGATTCTCAACGATCGCTACACACTGAGTTGATTTCCGAAAAATGTCAGTTGGTGTATATGGCCATGTCGCCAGAGTTCATACATCAAATGTTGCTCGACGACAATAAAAATATGGTAAAGTTGGGTTTTGAAGGTTTTGGTGTGCGAGAATATTCTGTAAAAACCATTGGTTTTGGTTGCGACATACTGCTCGATCAATTGCTTAATGGCAATGAGCCTAATGTACTAAAATCGGCATTTTATCAAGCAAAAGTACTGGAATTGCTCAGTTATACCTTTGATGTGGAAGAAACAAGTTTGTATGAAGCCTGCCCTTTTTTAAAGGAAAAAGACAACGTAGAACGCATCAAAAATGCCCGAAATATTTTAATAGAACAATATGAGTTTCCACCGGGTTTGGCAGAGTTGGCCAAACTGATTGGCATGAACGAATACAATCTTAAAATTGGTTTTAAAAATGTTTACGGGTTGCCACCATACAAATATTTGCAGGAATACAAGCTCAATATGGCAAAAAAAATGTTGAATGAAGGGCAGATGCAAGTGGCCGAAATTGCGGATAGCATTGGCTACAAAAGTGCCAGCCATTTCATTGAAGCGTTTCGAAAAAAGTTTGGCATTACCCCAAAAAAGTTTGGGAGGTAG
- the fahA gene encoding fumarylacetoacetase has translation MQNWLNVSDFHDFSIYNLPFGIYQNNGIATPCVAFGDNLIDLKAATNLGVFDNIHFDKTVFDSCVLNDFIACGKSTWSAVRKEMQQQLCNNTSKLFNHQNDILKDRLSAKMLLPIHIGDYTDFYSSIDHATNVGKMFRDPANALFPNWKHLPVGYHGRASSIVISGTDIKRPHGQTVPPNAEQPIFGPSKRLDYELEMAFVVGKTTKLGEQISVNEADNCIFGMMIFNDWSARDIQRWEYVPLGPFLAKNFASTVSPWIVTMEALDPFRIESPKQDPEVLPYLQFEGNKNIDIKLEVAIAPEGDESTTICHSNYKYMYWNMAQQLAHHTVGGCNVNVGDVMASGTISGPTEDSFGSMLELSWSGQKDIILKNGKTRKFIENGDTITMRAYSENNQFRVGFGECVGKILE, from the coding sequence ATGCAAAACTGGTTAAACGTTTCTGATTTTCACGATTTCTCAATTTATAATCTGCCCTTTGGCATATACCAAAATAACGGCATTGCCACGCCCTGTGTGGCTTTTGGCGACAACCTTATTGACCTAAAGGCCGCCACCAATTTGGGGGTATTTGATAATATCCATTTTGACAAAACTGTATTTGATAGTTGTGTTTTGAATGATTTTATTGCCTGCGGAAAAAGCACTTGGAGTGCTGTTAGAAAAGAAATGCAACAACAGTTGTGCAACAATACTTCCAAACTATTTAATCATCAAAACGATATCTTGAAAGACCGACTTTCAGCAAAGATGTTGTTACCGATACACATTGGCGATTACACCGATTTTTATAGCAGCATTGACCATGCAACAAACGTTGGAAAAATGTTTAGAGACCCCGCCAATGCTCTATTTCCGAATTGGAAACACCTTCCGGTTGGCTATCATGGCCGAGCCAGCTCAATAGTGATAAGCGGCACCGATATAAAAAGACCTCATGGCCAAACCGTTCCACCAAACGCTGAGCAACCCATATTTGGCCCCTCAAAACGGTTGGATTACGAATTGGAAATGGCTTTTGTGGTTGGAAAAACAACGAAACTTGGAGAACAAATTTCTGTAAATGAAGCCGACAACTGCATTTTTGGAATGATGATTTTTAACGACTGGAGTGCCCGCGACATACAAAGATGGGAGTATGTGCCGCTTGGCCCTTTTTTGGCCAAGAACTTTGCAAGCACGGTTTCACCCTGGATTGTTACTATGGAAGCTCTCGACCCATTTAGAATAGAAAGTCCAAAACAAGATCCGGAAGTTTTACCATACCTTCAATTTGAAGGAAACAAAAACATCGACATAAAATTGGAAGTAGCCATTGCCCCAGAAGGCGATGAAAGCACCACCATTTGCCATAGCAACTACAAATATATGTATTGGAATATGGCTCAACAATTGGCACATCACACCGTTGGCGGTTGCAATGTAAATGTGGGCGATGTGATGGCCAGCGGAACTATAAGCGGCCCAACTGAAGATAGTTTTGGCAGTATGTTGGAATTGAGTTGGAGCGGCCAAAAAGACATCATTCTAAAAAACGGGAAAACCCGAAAATTCATTGAAAACGGCGATACGATAACCATGAGAGCCTATTCAGAAAACAACCAATTTCGGGTGGGTTTTGGTGAATGTGTGGGAAAAATATTAGAATAG
- a CDS encoding HmuY family protein, translating into MKKALLILIISMLTIGCFEKETPIAPFPRGDVQEQTIGMGRKYENQLFFNLAQNEVVKSIDRGLWDVAFNCSANNQTIYLNTGKSVFAAVTQATELAEISDTTGLKFMWDWSNGKDDSTALSGWQNHTFVWIINLGKDLKNKDLGFVKVKFKLVNQELNIEYAELNSTEIKTATLTKNGNFNRTYFSFISHEIVDVEPPKETFDLIFRQYTYYFEAEELPYLVVGALTNPYNTKVSIIKGVDFENITLSDTLEHPFSDAQDAIGYDWKWYDFGNSVYVVNPKKCFILQSSSGYFYKAHFVDFYSIDGDAGYPKIEFKQL; encoded by the coding sequence ATGAAAAAGGCATTACTCATTTTAATAATATCCATGTTGACCATAGGTTGTTTTGAAAAAGAAACACCCATTGCACCTTTTCCACGAGGTGATGTGCAAGAGCAAACCATTGGTATGGGCAGAAAGTATGAGAATCAGTTGTTTTTTAACCTTGCTCAAAATGAGGTGGTAAAAAGCATTGACCGCGGCCTTTGGGATGTTGCATTTAACTGTTCGGCCAACAATCAAACCATCTACCTAAACACCGGAAAAAGTGTTTTTGCCGCCGTTACCCAAGCCACCGAGCTTGCGGAAATCAGTGACACCACTGGTCTTAAATTTATGTGGGATTGGAGCAACGGAAAAGACGATAGCACTGCCTTGAGCGGTTGGCAAAACCACACTTTTGTTTGGATTATAAACTTGGGTAAAGATTTGAAAAACAAAGATTTAGGCTTTGTTAAAGTTAAATTTAAACTTGTCAATCAAGAGTTGAACATTGAATATGCAGAGCTTAATTCAACCGAAATAAAAACGGCAACACTAACAAAAAATGGCAATTTTAACCGAACCTACTTTTCTTTTATAAGCCATGAAATAGTGGATGTGGAACCGCCAAAAGAAACCTTCGATTTGATTTTTAGGCAATACACCTACTATTTTGAGGCCGAAGAATTGCCCTATTTGGTGGTGGGTGCATTAACCAATCCATACAACACCAAAGTGTCGATTATTAAAGGGGTTGATTTTGAAAACATAACCTTATCCGACACCTTAGAGCACCCGTTTAGCGATGCACAAGATGCCATTGGATACGATTGGAAATGGTATGATTTCGGCAACAGCGTGTATGTGGTGAACCCTAAGAAATGTTTTATTCTTCAATCATCATCCGGCTATTTTTACAAAGCTCATTTTGTTGATTTTTACAGCATTGATGGAGACGCGGGATACCCCAAAATAGAATTTAAACAGTTGTGA